One Vespula pensylvanica isolate Volc-1 chromosome 3, ASM1446617v1, whole genome shotgun sequence DNA window includes the following coding sequences:
- the LOC122627553 gene encoding RING finger protein 121 isoform X3, protein MWLIPFGMSLYNQWWRFIFLWLVTSCITGLVVRKAIQKPIQGTTPRLVYKWFYFIYKLSYVLGIIGYMIILATFFGFNLVFEVKPQIWMDYGVLFLFYGLYFGVLGRDVAEICADKMASHVGYYAPGSMPTRTLEPGVCAVCGNKLLVSEHEEGVIENTFKLSCEHVFHEFCIRGWCIVGKKQTCPYCKEKVDLKKMFHNPWERPHVLYGQLLDWIRWLVAWQPLILFLVQGINWSLGLEVTETVKIDHGSTDATIIADFH, encoded by the exons ATGTGGCTAATTCCATTTGGTATGAGTCTATATAATCAATGGTggagatttatttttctatggtTAGTTACTTCATGTATAACGGGACTTGTAGTAAGAAAAGCTATTCAGAAACCAATACAAGGTACAACTCCCAG attagTGTACAAGTggttttactttatttacaaGCTTAGTTATGTTTTGGGTATAATTggatatatgataatattagcAACGTTTTTTGGTTTCAATCTTGTATTTGAGGTGAAGCCTCAAATTTGGATGGATTATGgtgtactttttttattttatggcCTCTATTTTGGAGTTCTTGGAAGGGATGTTGCTGAAATATGTGCTGACAAAATGGCTTCACACGTAGGA TATTATGCTCCAGGCAGTATGCCAACAAGAACTTTAGAGCCAGGAGTATGTGCTGTATGTGGAAACAAGTTGTTAGTCTCAGAACACGAAGAAGGTGTTAtcgaaaatacatttaaactTAGCTGCGAACATGTCTTTCATGAATTTTGCATTAGAGGTTGGTGCATCGTAGGGAAAAAACAGACATGTCCCTATTGTAAAGAAAAGGTCGATCTCAAGAAGATGTTTCACAATCC atGGGAACGGCCACATGTATTATATGGTCAATTATTGGATTGGATAAGGTGGTTAGTTGCATGGCAACCACTAATTCTGTTCCTAGTGCAAGGTATCAATTGGTCTCTGGGCCTTGA AGTAACGGAAACAGTCAAGATTGATCATGGCAGCACAGACGCTACGATAATAGCAGATTTTCACTGA
- the LOC122627553 gene encoding RING finger protein 121 isoform X1, with protein MDLHTMPNKSEDEMTAAEKWRVEHIKMHKEHEGHESMHVEMLIILIVTLILGQIFLIEWKKRHFKSYQLITLIIMWLIPFGMSLYNQWWRFIFLWLVTSCITGLVVRKAIQKPIQGTTPRLVYKWFYFIYKLSYVLGIIGYMIILATFFGFNLVFEVKPQIWMDYGVLFLFYGLYFGVLGRDVAEICADKMASHVGYYAPGSMPTRTLEPGVCAVCGNKLLVSEHEEGVIENTFKLSCEHVFHEFCIRGWCIVGKKQTCPYCKEKVDLKKMFHNPWERPHVLYGQLLDWIRWLVAWQPLILFLVQGINWSLGLEVTETVKIDHGSTDATIIADFH; from the exons atggATCTACATACGATGCCAaataaa aGTGAAGACGAGATGACCGCTGCAGAAAAATGGAG GGTAGAACATATAAAGATGCACAAAGAACATGAAGGCCATGAATCGATGCATGTCGAAAtgctaataattttaatagtaacattaatattaggacaaatctttttaatcgaatggaaaaagagacaTTTTAAATCATATCAG TTAATAACATTGATAATTATGTGGCTAATTCCATTTGGTATGAGTCTATATAATCAATGGTggagatttatttttctatggtTAGTTACTTCATGTATAACGGGACTTGTAGTAAGAAAAGCTATTCAGAAACCAATACAAGGTACAACTCCCAG attagTGTACAAGTggttttactttatttacaaGCTTAGTTATGTTTTGGGTATAATTggatatatgataatattagcAACGTTTTTTGGTTTCAATCTTGTATTTGAGGTGAAGCCTCAAATTTGGATGGATTATGgtgtactttttttattttatggcCTCTATTTTGGAGTTCTTGGAAGGGATGTTGCTGAAATATGTGCTGACAAAATGGCTTCACACGTAGGA TATTATGCTCCAGGCAGTATGCCAACAAGAACTTTAGAGCCAGGAGTATGTGCTGTATGTGGAAACAAGTTGTTAGTCTCAGAACACGAAGAAGGTGTTAtcgaaaatacatttaaactTAGCTGCGAACATGTCTTTCATGAATTTTGCATTAGAGGTTGGTGCATCGTAGGGAAAAAACAGACATGTCCCTATTGTAAAGAAAAGGTCGATCTCAAGAAGATGTTTCACAATCC atGGGAACGGCCACATGTATTATATGGTCAATTATTGGATTGGATAAGGTGGTTAGTTGCATGGCAACCACTAATTCTGTTCCTAGTGCAAGGTATCAATTGGTCTCTGGGCCTTGA AGTAACGGAAACAGTCAAGATTGATCATGGCAGCACAGACGCTACGATAATAGCAGATTTTCACTGA
- the LOC122627553 gene encoding RING finger protein 121 isoform X2 — protein MDLHTMPNKSEDEMTAAEKWRVEHIKMHKEHEGHESMHVEMLIILIVTLILGQIFLIEWKKRHFKSYQLITLIIMWLIPFGMSLYNQWWRFIFLWLVTSCITGLVVRKAIQKPIQGTTPRLVYKWFYFIYKLSYVLGIIGYMIILATFFGFNLVFEVKPQIWMDYGVLFLFYGLYFGVLGRDVAEICADKMASHVGYYAPGSMPTRTLEPGVCAVCGNKLLVSEHEEGVIENTFKLSCEHVFHEFCIRGWCIVGKKQTCPYCKEKVDLKKMFHNPWERPHVLYGQLLDWIRWLVAWQPLILFLVQGINWSLGLE, from the exons atggATCTACATACGATGCCAaataaa aGTGAAGACGAGATGACCGCTGCAGAAAAATGGAG GGTAGAACATATAAAGATGCACAAAGAACATGAAGGCCATGAATCGATGCATGTCGAAAtgctaataattttaatagtaacattaatattaggacaaatctttttaatcgaatggaaaaagagacaTTTTAAATCATATCAG TTAATAACATTGATAATTATGTGGCTAATTCCATTTGGTATGAGTCTATATAATCAATGGTggagatttatttttctatggtTAGTTACTTCATGTATAACGGGACTTGTAGTAAGAAAAGCTATTCAGAAACCAATACAAGGTACAACTCCCAG attagTGTACAAGTggttttactttatttacaaGCTTAGTTATGTTTTGGGTATAATTggatatatgataatattagcAACGTTTTTTGGTTTCAATCTTGTATTTGAGGTGAAGCCTCAAATTTGGATGGATTATGgtgtactttttttattttatggcCTCTATTTTGGAGTTCTTGGAAGGGATGTTGCTGAAATATGTGCTGACAAAATGGCTTCACACGTAGGA TATTATGCTCCAGGCAGTATGCCAACAAGAACTTTAGAGCCAGGAGTATGTGCTGTATGTGGAAACAAGTTGTTAGTCTCAGAACACGAAGAAGGTGTTAtcgaaaatacatttaaactTAGCTGCGAACATGTCTTTCATGAATTTTGCATTAGAGGTTGGTGCATCGTAGGGAAAAAACAGACATGTCCCTATTGTAAAGAAAAGGTCGATCTCAAGAAGATGTTTCACAATCC atGGGAACGGCCACATGTATTATATGGTCAATTATTGGATTGGATAAGGTGGTTAGTTGCATGGCAACCACTAATTCTGTTCCTAGTGCAAGGTATCAATTGGTCTCTGGGCCTTGAGTAA